A window of Rhododendron vialii isolate Sample 1 chromosome 11a, ASM3025357v1 contains these coding sequences:
- the LOC131307115 gene encoding protein PELPK1-like, which produces MAFHIQSPASVLTLLLITLASMSGNTMVAEARHLLDITLPDIPSSLPHFPTVPELPEVPKVEVPHIPSFPEPQIPSFPVPHIPSFPEPWEVPRVKGPYVPSFGEPHEVPKIEVPHIPSFPEPNIPSFPEPQEIPKVEVPHIPSFPEQPEIPKVEIPKLPELPAFPGLPEPLKIPTLKP; this is translated from the coding sequence ATGGCTTTTCATATCCAATCTCCAGCCTCTGTCTTAACTCTTTTGCTCATCACTTTGGCATCCATGAGTGGCAACACAATGGTGGCTGAGGCTAGGCATCTTCTTGATATAACTCTGCCTGATATTCCATCGTCACTTCCTCATTTTCCGACGGTTCCGGAGCTACCGGAGGTCCCTAAAGTTGAAGTGCCCCACATCCCAAGTTTTCCAGAGCCACAAATCCCTAGTTTTCCAGTGCCACACATCCCAAGTTTTCCTGAGCCGTGGGAGGTTCCTAGAGTTAAAGGGCCCTATGTCCCAAGTTTTGGAGAGCCGCATGAGGTTCCTAAAATTGAAGTGCCTCACATCCCAAGTTTTCCAGAGCCGAACATCCCCAGTTTTCCAGAGCCGCAGGAGATTCCTAAAGTTGAAGTGCCCCACATCCCAAGTTTTCCGGAGCAGCCTGAGATTCCTAAAGTGGAAATTCCGAAGTTACCTGAATTGCCTGCCTTCCCTGGTTTGCCAGAGCCGCTGAAGATCCCAACTCTGAAGCCTTGA
- the LOC131307681 gene encoding protein PELPK1-like: MAFYNKSPPFVLPLLLITLASMSGNTMVAEARHLLADFRSLADFPTIPELPEIPKFEVPQFPSIPELPEIIPKVEIPKLPELPTFPGLPELPKIPILKP; this comes from the coding sequence ATGGCTTTTTATAACAAATCCCCACCCTTTGTCTTGCCACTGTTGCTCATCACCTTGGCATCCATGAGTGGCAACACAATGGTGGCTGAGGCTAGGCATCTTCTTGCTGATTTTCGATCACTTGCTGATTTTCCGACGATTCCGGAGCTGCCGGAGATTCCTAAATTTGAAGTGCCCCAGTTCCCAAGTATTCCAGAGCTGCCGGAGATCATTCCTAAAGTGGAAATTCCAAAGTTACCTGAATTGCCTACCTTCCCTGGATTGCCAGAGCTGCCAAAGATCCCAATTCTAAAGCCTTGA
- the LOC131307675 gene encoding uncharacterized protein LOC131307675 has protein sequence MEPPHGPSGGGGGSRAEAERWLVIAEKLLAGRDLVGSRTFAIRARESDPTLDVSDQILAVAETLIAGEKRIGNLYDWYAILQLPHQTADLGLIATHYRQLAILLNPHRNRLPFADEAFKLVYDAWSVLLNPTEKSMYDNELIMFAKYGPAALGQRGGQEPHFEHQFQHYGQQPLQQQQQLQAPPLQPQQPPLQPPQQQQQFQAPPQPQPKQQQQKKQQQVQQQQQQQHDSRPSPKKVVERSVTEGSGLVNNEEDSSTTFWTACPYCYNMYEYPRVYEDCSLRCQNCQRAFHGAKIVPPSPVVEGGESYFCCWGFFPLGVSMSGLEKDKGGVPNWTPFSPMFTCPQFSVDNKAKRKASVQKGPWIYIDDDDAWLDSEEPSEDSDEDWRNRRAIALKKKSKKRKGKRSTSRRGPSGSRKSQRVLAKKVEEGVVSGEDLEGGPVMQEEASMGAPMVPNGETIKKVAASSAKKQAGRVAKERGKLDLNVEFSNEVEEPPPGMTERNKAGNGEEDGIEGIGFFEGLDEFLSSLPILNVVGAEKVKAT, from the coding sequence atggaacCCCCACACGGCCccagcggcggcggcggcggcagcagGGCGGAGGCTGAGCGGTGGCTGGTCATAGCAGAGAAGCTCCTCGCGGGCAGAGACCTAGTCGGGAGCAGAACCTTCGCGATCCGGGCCCGCGAGTCCGACCCGACCCTCGACGTCTCCGACCAAATCCTCGCCGTGGCCGAGACCCTAATCGCGGGCGAGAAGCGGATCGGCAACCTATACGACTGGTACGCGATCCTCCAGCTCCCCCACCAGACCGCCGATTTAGGGCTCATCGCCACCCACTACCGACAGCTGGCGATCCTCCTGAACCCTCACCGCAACCGCCTCCCGTTCGCTGACGAGGCGTTCAAGCTCGTGTACGACGCCTGGTCAGTCTTGCTAAACCCTACTGAGAAGTCTATGTACGATAACGAGCTCATTATGTTTGCCAAGTACGGCCCCGCCGCGTTGGGCCAACGCGGCGGCCAGGAGCCTCATTTCGAGCATCAGTTTCAGCATTACGGCCAACAACCACTACAGCAGCAACAACAATTGCAGGCACCACCGCTGCAACCGCAACAGCCTCCACTGCAACCACCGCAGCAGCAACAGCAATTCCAGGCACCACCGCAACCACAGccgaagcagcagcagcagaagaaaCAACAGCAggtgcagcagcagcagcagcagcagcacgaTTCGAGGCCGAGCCCTAAAAAGGTTGTTGAGAGGAGTGTGACTGAGGGAAGTGGATTAGTTAATAATGAGGAGGATAGTAGTACAACTTTTTGGACTGCATGTCCCTATTGTTATAACATGTATGAGTACCCTAGGGTTTACGAGGACTGCTCGCTGCGGTGCCAGAATTGCCAGAGGGCATTTCACGGCGCGAAGATTGTGCCACCCTCGCCGGTTGTGGAGGGGGGAGAATCGTACTTTTGTTGCTGGGGTTTTTTCCCATTGGGGGTTTCCATGTCGGGTTTGGAGAAAGACAAGGGTGGAGTTCCTAATTGGACACCGTTTTCGCCCATGTTTACTTGCCCACAATTTAGTGTGGATAATAAGGCGAAGAGGAAAGCGAGTGTTCAGAAGGGGCCTTGGATTTacattgatgatgatgatgcttGGTTGGATTCTGAGGAACCAAGTGAGGATTCTGATGAAGATTGGCGAAACAGAAGAGCTATTGCACTGAAGAAGAAATCGAAGAAAAGGAAGGGGAAGCGTTCCACGAGTAGAAGGGGACCAAGTGGTAGTAGAAAATCACAACGCGTTCTTGCGAAGAAAGTTGAGGAAGGGGTGGTAAGTGGTGAGGATCTAGAAGGTGGGCCGGTGATGCAAGAGGAGGCTTCTATGGGGGCACCAATGGTGCCAAATGGCGAGACTATTAAGAAAGTGGCAGCAAGTAGTGCAAAGAAGCAAGCTGGTAGGGTTGCAAAAGAACGAggaaagttggatttgaatgTGGAGTTCAGTAATGAGGTAGAAGAGCCTCCTCCGGGAATGACCGAAAGGAACAAGGCAGGTAATGGTGAGGAGGATGGCATTGAAGGGATTGGGTTTTTTGAGGGCCTTGATGAATTTTTGAGCAGTTTGCCCATACTTAATGTTGTGGGGGCTGAGAAGGTTAAGGCTACCTAG
- the LOC131308389 gene encoding MADS-box protein SVP-like isoform X3 codes for MEGRYNITPESGKMVRQRIEIKKIDNVTARQVTFSKRRRGLFKKAKELSTLCDAEIALIVFSSTGRLFDYSSSSMGQVIERHNNQTENLVQLNQPSLELQLDNSTSAIAIKEVEEKTLELRRLRGEELHGLSLEELKKLEKALEGGISRVLKTKSEMFEKEIAALKRKEARLMEVNEWLKQHARMQMGSDIGQTHEQGQSSDQSITTTTNNGSSAAAPPPQDYDSSDTFLKLGLPIPR; via the exons Atgg AGGGCAGATATAATATTACTCCAGAAAGTGGAAAAATGGTGAGGCAAAGGATAGAGATAAAGAAGATCGACAACGTGACGGCGAGACAGGTGACGTTCTCGAAGAGGAGAAGAGGGCTTTTCAAGAAGGCTAAAGAGCTCTCAACACTTTGTGATGCTGAGATTGCTCTTATTGTTTTCTCCTCCACTGGCAGGCTTTTTGATTACTCCAGCTCTAG TATGGGGCAGGTAATTGAAAGGCATAATAACCAAACAGAGAATCTTGTCCAACTAAACCAACCATCTTTGGAGCTGCAG CTTGACAACAGTACATCTGCCATCGCGATCAAGGAAGTTGAAGAGAAAACTCTTGAACTGAG GCGACTTAGGGGAGAAGAGCTCCATGGGCTTAGTTTAGAAGAgttaaagaaacttgaaaaagCACTCGAAGGAGGTATAAGCCGCGTCTTAAAGACAAAG AGTGAGATGTTTGAGAAAGAAATTGCCGCCCTTAAGAGAAAG GAAGCCAGATTGATGGAAGTCAACGAGTGGTTGAAACAGCATGCGAGG ATGCAAATGGGGAGTGATATAGGTCAAACACATGAACAAGGCCAGTCTTCAGATCAgtccattaccaccaccaccaacaacgGCAGCTCAGCCGCGGCTCCTCCTCCTCAAGATTATGACAGCTCCGACACTTTCCTCAAGTTGGG CCTGCCTATTCCAAGATGA
- the LOC131308389 gene encoding MADS-box protein SVP-like isoform X1, which yields MVRQRIEIKKIDNVTARQVTFSKRRRGLFKKAKELSTLCDAEIALIVFSSTGRLFDYSSSSMGQVIERHNNQTENLVQLNQPSLELQLDNSTSAIAIKEVEEKTLELRRLRGEELHGLSLEELKKLEKALEGGISRVLKTKSEMFEKEIAALKRKEARLMEVNEWLKQHARMQMGSDIGQTHEQGQSSDQSITTTTNNGSSAAAPPPQDYDSSDTFLKLGLPIPR from the exons ATGGTGAGGCAAAGGATAGAGATAAAGAAGATCGACAACGTGACGGCGAGACAGGTGACGTTCTCGAAGAGGAGAAGAGGGCTTTTCAAGAAGGCTAAAGAGCTCTCAACACTTTGTGATGCTGAGATTGCTCTTATTGTTTTCTCCTCCACTGGCAGGCTTTTTGATTACTCCAGCTCTAG TATGGGGCAGGTAATTGAAAGGCATAATAACCAAACAGAGAATCTTGTCCAACTAAACCAACCATCTTTGGAGCTGCAG CTTGACAACAGTACATCTGCCATCGCGATCAAGGAAGTTGAAGAGAAAACTCTTGAACTGAG GCGACTTAGGGGAGAAGAGCTCCATGGGCTTAGTTTAGAAGAgttaaagaaacttgaaaaagCACTCGAAGGAGGTATAAGCCGCGTCTTAAAGACAAAG AGTGAGATGTTTGAGAAAGAAATTGCCGCCCTTAAGAGAAAG GAAGCCAGATTGATGGAAGTCAACGAGTGGTTGAAACAGCATGCGAGG ATGCAAATGGGGAGTGATATAGGTCAAACACATGAACAAGGCCAGTCTTCAGATCAgtccattaccaccaccaccaacaacgGCAGCTCAGCCGCGGCTCCTCCTCCTCAAGATTATGACAGCTCCGACACTTTCCTCAAGTTGGG CCTGCCTATTCCAAGATGA
- the LOC131308389 gene encoding MADS-box protein SVP-like isoform X2, which yields MVRQRIEIKKIDNVTARQVTFSKRRRGLFKKAKELSTLCDAEIALIVFSSTGRLFDYSSSSMGQVIERHNNQTENLVQLNQPSLELQLDNSTSAIAIKEVEEKTLELRRLRGEELHGLSLEELKKLEKALEGGISRVLKTKSEMFEKEIAALKRKEARLMEVNEWLKQHARMGSDIGQTHEQGQSSDQSITTTTNNGSSAAAPPPQDYDSSDTFLKLGLPIPR from the exons ATGGTGAGGCAAAGGATAGAGATAAAGAAGATCGACAACGTGACGGCGAGACAGGTGACGTTCTCGAAGAGGAGAAGAGGGCTTTTCAAGAAGGCTAAAGAGCTCTCAACACTTTGTGATGCTGAGATTGCTCTTATTGTTTTCTCCTCCACTGGCAGGCTTTTTGATTACTCCAGCTCTAG TATGGGGCAGGTAATTGAAAGGCATAATAACCAAACAGAGAATCTTGTCCAACTAAACCAACCATCTTTGGAGCTGCAG CTTGACAACAGTACATCTGCCATCGCGATCAAGGAAGTTGAAGAGAAAACTCTTGAACTGAG GCGACTTAGGGGAGAAGAGCTCCATGGGCTTAGTTTAGAAGAgttaaagaaacttgaaaaagCACTCGAAGGAGGTATAAGCCGCGTCTTAAAGACAAAG AGTGAGATGTTTGAGAAAGAAATTGCCGCCCTTAAGAGAAAG GAAGCCAGATTGATGGAAGTCAACGAGTGGTTGAAACAGCATGCGAGG ATGGGGAGTGATATAGGTCAAACACATGAACAAGGCCAGTCTTCAGATCAgtccattaccaccaccaccaacaacgGCAGCTCAGCCGCGGCTCCTCCTCCTCAAGATTATGACAGCTCCGACACTTTCCTCAAGTTGGG CCTGCCTATTCCAAGATGA